A DNA window from Paraburkholderia sp. IMGN_8 contains the following coding sequences:
- a CDS encoding rubredoxin, whose translation MYKKGVAVEIQFSPERLNDGAGDPYWIDLTHTEAQRLLESLQARLAESATGTAAPLVVSLDETPALQGADAPHAVVENRALADDFKQWVCVICGWVYDEAAGLPDEGIVPGTRWADVPADWRCPLCDVGKEDFALVEF comes from the coding sequence ATGTACAAGAAGGGCGTAGCCGTAGAAATCCAGTTTTCCCCCGAGCGGCTGAACGACGGCGCCGGCGACCCGTACTGGATCGATTTGACGCACACAGAAGCGCAGCGTCTGTTGGAAAGCCTGCAGGCGCGTCTGGCCGAAAGCGCCACGGGCACTGCCGCGCCGCTGGTCGTGAGTCTCGATGAGACGCCGGCTTTGCAGGGAGCCGATGCGCCGCACGCAGTGGTAGAAAACCGGGCACTGGCGGACGACTTCAAGCAGTGGGTCTGCGTGATCTGCGGCTGGGTCTACGACGAAGCCGCCGGTTTGCCCGACGAGGGCATCGTGCCCGGCACGCGCTGGGCGGATGTTCCGGCCGATTGGCGTTGCCCTTTGTGCGATGTGGGCAAGGAAGATTTTGCGTTGGTCGAGTTTTGA
- a CDS encoding LysR family transcriptional regulator produces the protein MALTHRHIEVFRALMTAGSVTKAAEMLFTSQPTVSRELARMEQSIGFALFERVHGRLRPTMSALTLFDEIKRAYIGLERVASTAASLREFQGGQLSIIALPAFSHSILPGASKRFHDAQPGVSLSIATQESPFLEEWLTAQRYDLGLTEHGAPPAGTLLTPLLEVDEVCVLPDAHPLLAKRAIELKDFANQPFISLSSSDPYRIQIDEAFAQADIARRQMIETPTAVSVCSFVRRGLGLAIVNPLTALDFVGRNLHIRPLAVSFPFRVSVVHPEHRPSHPLAGAFVEALQSEAAALRLQLKNHTHARRTSGARTQKHV, from the coding sequence ATGGCGCTCACGCATCGGCATATCGAAGTCTTCCGCGCGTTGATGACCGCAGGCAGCGTCACCAAAGCGGCCGAGATGTTGTTCACCTCGCAGCCCACCGTGAGCCGTGAACTCGCGCGCATGGAACAAAGCATCGGCTTTGCGTTGTTCGAACGCGTGCATGGACGCCTGCGTCCCACCATGTCCGCACTGACGCTCTTCGACGAGATCAAGCGCGCGTATATCGGACTCGAACGAGTCGCCTCGACAGCGGCAAGCCTGCGCGAATTTCAGGGCGGGCAGCTCTCGATCATCGCGCTGCCCGCGTTTTCACATTCGATCCTGCCCGGCGCGTCCAAACGATTCCACGACGCTCAGCCGGGCGTGAGCCTGTCGATCGCCACACAGGAATCGCCGTTTCTCGAAGAGTGGCTGACCGCGCAGCGCTACGATCTCGGCCTGACCGAACACGGCGCGCCGCCGGCCGGCACGCTACTCACGCCGCTGCTCGAAGTGGACGAAGTCTGCGTGCTGCCCGACGCGCATCCGCTGCTTGCAAAGCGCGCGATTGAACTGAAGGATTTCGCGAATCAGCCTTTCATCAGCTTGTCGTCGAGCGATCCGTACCGGATTCAGATCGACGAAGCGTTCGCGCAAGCGGACATCGCACGCCGGCAGATGATCGAGACACCCACGGCCGTTTCCGTTTGCAGTTTCGTACGGCGAGGCCTTGGTTTAGCTATCGTCAATCCGCTTACCGCGCTCGATTTCGTGGGCCGTAATCTGCATATCCGGCCGCTCGCCGTGTCGTTTCCGTTTCGCGTGAGCGTGGTACATCCGGAGCATCGTCCGAGCCATCCGCTGGCTGGCGCGTTCGTCGAGGCGCTGCAGAGCGAGGCGGCTGCGCTGCGGCTACAGTTGAAAAATCACACTCACGCTCGGCGCACGTCGGGCGCTCGAACGCAGAAACACGTCTGA
- the lysA gene encoding diaminopimelate decarboxylase, with protein sequence MTTFDPQQLVELAGQHGTPLWVYNADVIRQRIAELRSFDVIRYAQKACSNLHILKLMRDEGTMVDAVSLGEIARSLAAGFTPDGDPEGVVFTADLIDHATLATVLAHRITVNAGSLDMLERVGLNAPEGHRVWLRINPGFGHGHSNKTNTGGEHSKHGIWLDDVARAVEIVRRYGLTLVGLHMHIGSGVDYAHLSRVCDSMVEAVKRLGHDIEAISAGGGLSVPYGEGEPRIDAEHYFRLWDAARRQIEAHVGHRVRLEIEPGRFLVAEAGVLVAEVHALNRRPNRHFALVDAGFNDLVRPSFYGSRHEMSVVKRNGTLSEKPRESFAVAGPLCEAGDVFTQAAGGVVESRSMPAPEVGDFVVFHDAGAYGASMSSNYNSRPLAPELLLENGKPRLIRRRQTIEELLTLEALA encoded by the coding sequence GTGACCACTTTCGATCCGCAACAACTCGTTGAACTCGCCGGACAGCACGGCACGCCGTTGTGGGTGTATAACGCCGACGTAATCCGCCAACGCATCGCCGAATTGCGCAGCTTTGACGTGATCCGCTACGCGCAAAAGGCGTGCTCGAATCTGCATATCCTGAAGCTGATGCGCGACGAAGGGACCATGGTCGACGCTGTGTCCTTGGGCGAAATCGCGCGTAGTCTCGCGGCGGGCTTCACACCGGATGGCGATCCAGAAGGTGTCGTTTTTACCGCTGATCTGATCGACCACGCGACGCTGGCTACGGTGCTCGCGCACCGCATCACCGTCAACGCCGGGTCGCTCGATATGCTCGAGCGCGTGGGGCTGAACGCGCCTGAAGGTCATCGAGTGTGGCTGCGGATCAACCCAGGTTTTGGACACGGACACAGCAATAAGACCAACACGGGCGGCGAGCATAGCAAGCATGGCATCTGGCTCGATGACGTGGCGCGCGCAGTAGAAATCGTGCGTCGTTACGGCTTGACGCTGGTTGGACTGCACATGCATATCGGCTCAGGCGTCGACTATGCGCATCTGTCGCGAGTGTGCGATTCGATGGTCGAGGCGGTCAAACGTTTGGGTCACGATATCGAAGCGATTTCCGCCGGCGGCGGCTTATCGGTGCCGTATGGTGAAGGCGAGCCGCGCATCGACGCCGAACATTATTTCCGTCTTTGGGACGCTGCGCGCCGGCAGATCGAGGCGCATGTCGGGCATCGCGTGAGGCTGGAAATCGAACCGGGGCGTTTTCTGGTCGCAGAAGCGGGCGTGCTGGTCGCCGAGGTGCACGCACTGAATCGACGGCCGAACCGGCATTTCGCGCTCGTCGACGCGGGCTTCAATGATCTGGTGCGTCCGTCGTTTTACGGCAGTCGTCACGAGATGAGCGTGGTGAAGCGCAACGGCACGCTTAGCGAAAAGCCGCGCGAATCGTTCGCGGTGGCCGGCCCTTTGTGTGAAGCCGGCGATGTGTTCACGCAAGCAGCGGGCGGCGTCGTTGAGAGCCGGTCTATGCCCGCGCCTGAAGTGGGGGATTTTGTCGTGTTTCACGATGCGGGCGCATATGGCGCATCGATGTCATCGAACTACAACAGCCGGCCGCTCGCGCCTGAGCTGTTGCTGGAGAACGGCAAGCCGCGTCTGATCCGTCGTCGGCAGACGATCGAGGAGTTGTTGACGCTGGAGGCGTTGGCCTGA
- a CDS encoding LysR substrate-binding domain-containing protein, giving the protein MALTISQLRAFTAVAEHGGIRAASRALGIAQSGITQQLQNLEAMLGATLFTRANRGIALGQRLLQRAGAILGECERAEQEVQQLRGDYAGEVTFGMTTEPLIDAFAPVLTEFRARFERVAVHLRTGTSRMMISWIREGTLDFAVALVSKHTDTADLSITPLYPSDPVIVCRHGHPKAGATSLAELADCTWVATRSPNLTGDPQVNRLNHLFESHGLPAPKIIATVEGLFEALHLVGATDCLSLEPSIVAKHGPFASTLTSIAVRERAVEQNVCLLQRAAIPVTPAAQELATMIASYTRTVRAR; this is encoded by the coding sequence ATGGCGTTGACGATCTCCCAGCTGCGCGCGTTCACGGCGGTCGCCGAACACGGCGGCATCCGCGCGGCGTCGCGGGCGCTCGGCATCGCGCAGAGCGGCATCACCCAGCAACTGCAAAACCTCGAAGCGATGCTGGGCGCGACGCTGTTCACCCGCGCGAATCGCGGGATCGCGCTGGGTCAGCGGCTGTTGCAGCGTGCCGGCGCGATTCTCGGCGAATGCGAGCGGGCCGAACAGGAAGTGCAGCAGTTGCGTGGCGACTACGCCGGCGAAGTCACGTTCGGAATGACCACCGAGCCGCTGATCGATGCGTTCGCGCCAGTGCTGACGGAATTTCGGGCGCGCTTCGAACGCGTCGCGGTACATCTGCGCACCGGCACCTCGCGGATGATGATTTCGTGGATCCGCGAAGGCACGCTGGATTTCGCCGTCGCGCTGGTGTCGAAACATACCGATACAGCCGATCTGTCGATCACGCCGCTGTATCCGTCCGATCCGGTGATCGTCTGCCGGCACGGTCATCCGAAAGCGGGTGCGACCTCGCTGGCCGAACTGGCCGATTGCACATGGGTAGCCACGCGCTCGCCGAATCTCACCGGCGATCCGCAGGTGAATCGCCTGAACCATCTGTTCGAGAGCCACGGCTTGCCCGCGCCGAAAATCATCGCGACGGTGGAAGGCCTGTTCGAGGCGCTGCATCTGGTCGGCGCGACGGATTGTCTGTCGCTGGAACCGTCGATCGTCGCGAAGCACGGGCCGTTTGCGAGCACGCTCACGTCGATCGCGGTGCGTGAACGCGCGGTCGAACAGAACGTGTGCCTGTTGCAGCGTGCGGCGATTCCGGTCACGCCCGCCGCGCAGGAGCTCGCCACGATGATTGCTTCGTACACACGCACGGTGAGGGCGCGCTGA
- a CDS encoding succinylglutamate desuccinylase/aspartoacylase family protein produces MNKQSISLLSPAIGTHRELVSFHFGPSNSGKKIYIQSSLHADETPAMLTAVLLKRRLLELEKQGALAAEIVLVPVANPVGLGQFVLGQFLGRFDLGSGKNFNRHFLQFSKLAARAKEVLGSDPSENLRIVRELIAEELAQQKPLTEFESLQLALLKLSFDADVVIDLHCSLEAAMHLYTSEAAWPEFEPLARYLGAQASLLATNSGGESFDETHSLLWWQLQQEMSVGKPVPDGTIAVTVECRGQRDVSYSVAQKDADAIVDFLVWRKAIKLDARPLPKLLAPATPLAGSEQFYAPVSGILVHRATIGDTIRVGQALFDIVDPLTDETTTVSSQTEGVFYMRRAIRFVTAGAPLGRVTGARAFRTGVLLGA; encoded by the coding sequence ATGAACAAGCAATCGATTTCGCTTCTTTCGCCGGCTATCGGCACGCACCGTGAACTGGTTTCATTTCATTTTGGGCCCTCGAATAGTGGGAAAAAGATTTATATCCAGTCGTCGCTGCATGCCGATGAAACGCCGGCGATGCTGACGGCTGTTTTGCTTAAGCGTCGTTTGCTTGAGTTGGAGAAGCAGGGCGCGTTGGCGGCCGAAATCGTTCTGGTCCCTGTGGCCAATCCGGTCGGGCTTGGGCAGTTCGTGCTCGGACAGTTTCTCGGGCGCTTCGATCTTGGCAGCGGCAAGAACTTCAATCGACACTTCTTGCAGTTTTCGAAGCTGGCGGCGCGGGCTAAGGAGGTTTTGGGTTCTGATCCTTCGGAGAATCTTCGAATCGTTCGCGAGTTAATTGCTGAGGAGCTTGCGCAGCAGAAGCCGTTGACTGAGTTCGAGTCACTGCAATTGGCGTTGCTGAAGCTTTCTTTCGATGCCGATGTTGTTATCGATCTGCATTGTTCGCTTGAAGCGGCGATGCATCTCTATACCAGTGAGGCGGCTTGGCCGGAGTTTGAACCTCTGGCTCGGTATCTTGGGGCGCAGGCTTCGTTGCTTGCCACTAACTCAGGCGGTGAGTCGTTCGATGAAACGCATAGTTTGCTGTGGTGGCAGTTGCAGCAGGAGATGTCCGTCGGTAAGCCTGTGCCCGATGGGACGATTGCAGTGACTGTTGAATGCCGCGGGCAGCGGGATGTTTCTTATTCTGTTGCTCAAAAGGATGCTGATGCGATTGTTGATTTTCTTGTTTGGCGGAAGGCTATCAAGCTTGATGCCAGGCCTTTGCCCAAGCTGCTGGCGCCTGCTACGCCGCTCGCCGGTAGTGAGCAGTTTTATGCGCCTGTTAGTGGGATTCTGGTTCATCGCGCGACGATTGGGGACACGATTCGTGTCGGGCAAGCTTTGTTCGATATCGTCGATCCGTTGACGGATGAGACTACTACTGTTTCTAGTCAAACCGAAGGTGTGTTTTATATGCGGCGCGCTATTCGGTTTGTGACGGCTGGCGCGCCGTTGGGCCGCGTGACTGGTGCGCGGGCCTTTCGGACTGGGGTTTTGTTGGGGGCCTAA